The DNA window GATTTGGTGAAAGAAGAGAGATCACTAAAGGAACATACAATATTTAAAATATACCAAATTAGGATATTTTGTACGAATTCAAAATAATTTTCTTTCTTTTTACTCGAAGAAGTCACATCCCATCCAATAAGGAGGATCGGATTTTCTATTTCGATCTTTCTTCATCTGAAATACATTTTATGTCCAAAAAGTTTGCTTTCGTATTTTATGGGATCTTCTTCTTCCCTTCTTATCTTTTCACTTCTGAAATATTATTTAAAAATGGAGATGCTTATATTGCTGAAGAAGTTTCGGAAGAGCCGGAGTATATTCTTCTCTCTTGGAAAGAGAAAAAATATAGGATTCCCAAATTAGAACTCCAACGAATAGATCCCAGAAAGAAGGGCCCGGATTCTTCCTACCGCTATTCTGAATTCAAACTTTCGGATGGAACCCAACTTAAAGGGATCTTGATCGAAAAGAAAGAGAACAAACTTATCTTAAAAACGGAACTTGGTTTCGTTGAGTTAGATAGATATAAGATCCTTTCTCATAATTTTGATGAGATCTCATCCGAAGTGCCTATCATTCCGGAAAAATATCTATTAGAAACTTCTAAACAAAAAGACTGGAGGATCGGTCTTTTCGGCTCCGGATATTATTCCTGGGGACCATGGGGACAAACATTCCCGATCACATATGGAGTAGGCGCATTCTTGGAAAGGGACGCAAACTCAAAGTTTTGGTTCTTCGGGGCCATATCCGAAGCATCTATCGGAAAAGGAAAGAACGGAAACTTAAGTGTATGGAGCCAATCTTTGTATTTTGGTAAATATTACGGATATTCTTCCCCTTATTGGTTGGTCGGCGCCGGTTTCAGCAATTTAACAAGGACTGGAGATGAAAGGATCTCTGCGATCAATCCGGATCTGATCTTTGAATTCGGTTGGAACTGGCAGACAGAATCCAGGTCTTCTATTCGAATAGGTATTCGTTCTCAATGTAGTATAGAAGAAGGCTCTAATTTCTGCAGGTCCGGATTAAGATTCTCTTGGGGGCTTGCAATATGAGAGGAATATATTCCGTTTTTATAATTCTATTTATATCCAAATATTTTTGCTTTTGTACCGCAGCCGGTTTATCTGAAATTTTAGGAGAAGAATCTGCCAGGGCAGAATTTGCATTTGTAGCCAAATTAGGCCCGAACTCTGCTGTTCTTTCTTGGAATTGTTCGAAAGTTTCCAAAGGTACAATGTATACGAGCGAAGGAATTATTCCGAGCACCCAATCTTCTAAAACCCATTTTTCAGAATGGAAAAACTTAAATGCAAACACTTCTTATAAAGTGATATTAACCTGCGGATCTCAAAAGATAGAAGAAGGTAGTATTTTAGAATTTACCACATGGATCTCGAATGATCCTCCCAAAACAAGAGGGATTTGGATCTTAGGTGGAATCGGAAATGACGGGCTCCCTATCAAAGAAGTGGATCTGTTTGATCCTGTAACAGACATTTGGTATTCTTCCATTACAAACGTTCCTAGTCCAAGGATTTTCGCTTCTATTGTTCATCATAAAAACAAAATATATGTGATTGGCGGAATGGAAAATGTTTCCGGAACATATGTTTCCTCTTCCAAAGTGGAAGTGTATGATCCTTATACAAATATTTGGGAAACAAAATCTTCTTTGCCTTCAGGTTCGATTGGAGCGGTAGCGGGCTCTATAGGTGGTGAGATCTATATTCTTTCCGGATCGAACTCTACCGATATGACGAATGGCCCAGTATTTAATACAATTCTAAAGTTCTATCCTGAACTTGGAATTAACGGCCAATGGATCTCTTTTTCTTCTGCATCTACTATATTTAATAGAGTGGATATGTCCGGCTGTGCAATCAATGGAGTCATTTTTTATACTGGCGGAAGGACCTATAATAGTGGAAGCGCAAACTCAAGCACCGATGGTTTTGCTGCTTCGGCAAATACTACTACTTCTTTTAGCGAGCCTAGTTTAGGAGAATCCAAACATGGAGCGGCCAGCGTTTGTATTTTACCGTCTTCTCAAGATCCTTTTCCTGCAGATGGAGTTTACTTTGCAGTTATAGGAGGTTCAACGGGTTCCGGAAATGTGTTTCAACCTGCTACTTCTATAATTCCTACAAATAGAACCGAGTTTTACCAATTAGGTTCCGGCTCTTTTTCCTTAGGCCCAAGTCTTCCTGCGTCGATTTATTTTCCTGCAGTCCAAACTTCTTACGAGACTCGTAAAATTTTCTCTTTTGGTGGAGCTTCTTCTATTAATATTCCCGAAAATACCGTGTATTCTTTGGATTCCGGAAATCCATTAGGTTCCGCTTGGGTAACTCATTCTTCACCTATGCCAAGAAGAAGATATGCTCATAAGGCAATTCGGATCGACAGATGAAAGTTGCACTTCTGAAATCTGTATTTTTTAGAATAACAGTCTTTTCCATTCTAATCATCTCTCCATTATTTTTATTATCAGAAGAAGATCCGATTGAAAGCGAGTGGATCCGAGAAGGAAACATTCTATTAGAATCCAAACAATTCGAAGAAGCTTCCATATTGGCAAATTCTATTTTAGAATCGGATCCTTCCAACTCTAAGGCTGAATTTATTTTAACCCAAGCCTGGATCGGAATTGGCAGAGAAGAAAAGAAAAAGGGGAATTTTAAGAAGGCGAAAGAATATTTAGAAAAAGCTTATAATAAATGGCCTCTAAATGAAAATATTCAAAAGGAACTTAGGGAGTTAGAGGATACCGGGAAACAATTCAAAAAAACAACTTTGCAGCACCAAAACAATTACATTAAAGAAAGCGTAACCAACAAAAGTACGGAAGATCTTATTCTTAGTATCAACCTTCTCCGCCTAGAAATTGAAAAGCTGAAAGGTGAATTAGAAACGGAAAGAATAGAACGCGAAAAAGAAAATATAAATACGACAAATATTTACTGGTTCTATCTACTTTTAGGGATACAGATTGTTGTTCTATTCGGAATTTTTCAAAAAATTAGAAAAATTTAATACTCTATCTAAAAACATTCGTTGATCATAAAATCAAAAACTGTAAAAACTAAGCGCTAAAAGCAACCCCTCTTTCTGCAGCGATCTCTCTCGCGGTTTTACCCTCTTCCGTCTTAAGATCAGGATTTGCTCCCTTCTTCAATAATAAAGTAACAATCTGTTCATTTCCTTGTCTGGAAGCGGCAATATGAAGAGGGGAAAAACCGCCGTCTTGAGTAAAGTTCGGATCCGCGCCATGTTCCAAAAGTAATGCAACTGCGTCTACTCTCCAGGAAGCAACCGCAGAATGTAATGCAGTATTACCGATCGATAATTTACTTTTAGACTTAGCGTGTATGTCCGCTCCCTTCTCCAATAAAAATTGAATAATAGGAAGTCTTCCAAAATGAGATGCCAAATGTAAAGGTGTCCAACCGTCAGGACTATAAGAGTGAACAATGCTCGGATTGGAATTTACTAACTCTTTGACTCTCTCCTCATTCCCCAAAGCCGCTGCTTCGAATAAATTAAGAGGAATTCCTAAGTTAAGATACGAATTGATTATATCATCTTTGCCGTAATAAAGAGCAAAAAGTACAGGAGTAATCCCTTCCGGATTTTGTTTGGAGGCTAGATCCGGATTTTCTCTTAAAGAATAAATAACCTGGGCTTTATGGCCCGCAGCAATCATTTGGAACATATCGGAAATCAAGGAATAGGCCTCCGAAAAACAACGAAGGATCATCCATTCTTTTAGGGCTTTGTCAATCCGCTTTCGACTTGGGGTCAAGAATTCTATTAGAATTATTCTTTGAGCTGTATCAGGTCGAAAGGTTGGAGATCCACAGAGATAGGAGCCGGGGTTAAAAGCCGATTGTCTCTGGTATCGAACATAGTAACTCCGGGTTGAGTGAATTGGGTATTGGAAACGTAAAGTATTTCGTCCTCCGCAAGTAAGATTGTGGTCAAACTTGCATCATAAGAAGAAGGAATAAAAAGTAAAGTCGACAACTTCTGCCCGGTACTTGGATTAAATACTTGTAATGTTTTATTAAAAGACGCGTCCAGAACGCTTGCGTAACCCAGTTGTTCGTTTTTGATCTGAACCCCGAGTATATCCCCGCCCGCAGCAGCTTCCTGAAACAAAAAGCCTGAGCGAAAAGTCCGAGAAGAAAGTCTGAATGCCACCACCCCGCCGTCAATCTGGCTTAAAAAACCCATTCTATTTGCGGCAGCAAAGACCAAATGAGTCTCTCCGAAAAGTTCCAACATCTGAGGCTTGCCTACAGGATTCGGGACCGGAAATGTATAAGTTGAAATAATAGAATCTGTTACAGTATCTATTTCTAAAAGAAGAGACCCCCAAGCCCCAGGAGGGAAATACCCGCTCGGATCGTTTCGATCCAATCTTTGTAATGTCACAAAAAGGCGAGTGCCTACGATCTGCATTCCTGACATTTCGGGAAGATTGTCGGGTATAGCGCTTGGTTCCGAATATCCGCCCAGATCAATCTGCCCAAGACTTGCTCCAGTCAAAGGATGAATGATTCTTAATATTCTAGATCCATAAAGTGAAACGTAAGCCTTGTTTAGACCTACAATCGCAATATCTGTAGGATTTGTTCCTGCCCCCATGGACCATTCCGCCCTAGTTTGGAATCCGAAATCCGGATCTAAAACTTGAACGCTATCCCTATTTAAACGATTTAGAATATAAACTTTACCATTCCCGAACCTTGCTACTGCGTCGGAATGAATCGGTGTCAATCCGGGATAAGAAAGAAGAAGTTCCGGATTTAATACCTTAAATCTTCCCCCGCTTGCAAAATCAGTGGTGACTACTCCTATATTATTAGGAAGATTCGGAGTTAAGAATAATGTATATAAAGGTGGTCTTTCTATATCCCCGCAGAAGGTAAGTAAGATAATAAAACCGGGAAGAATGAAACGTGCCGCCGATCTCACTAAAACCTCCCACTTAAGGTGATAAACCAATTTCTTCCCGGAAGAGGATATCCTACGATATCCTCTACTCTTTTATCTCCCATATTCCTAAGATCTATGCTTAAGAGCAGTTCTTTGGGAGTCTTTTCCCCTTTTTTATTAGGATCCTCTTCCTCGGGAGAAGTATATAATACAAGTGTAAGATACGCGTTCCAAATTTGGCGAGCAGGTTGGTAATTTACGTATTCATTTGTCCTGTCTTTGAATACGGCTCCTACATACACTCCTTCAAAACCAAGTTCCCAGGTTTTTCCTCTATATGCAATTGTTCCTGAAATCTCATGTTTAGGCCTGAGAGGAAGATACTTTCCGTTGAGATACGGCGCGGGAGAAGTATTGATCGCTTCTTGGTAAGTATATTCTAATAAAAATTTCCAGCCCTTATATTCCGTCTTATGAGAAACTTCCGCTCCGTCAATTCTGGCTGAGTCCACATTTTCAGGTCTTAATGTGAATTGTGAATTCGGAATGAATAGGATCATATCCTTGATCCTTTTTCTAAAGTAGGAAACCGTAATATTGGATTTAAGTTCTCCGTTTTTATATCGTCCGGTAATACCAGTATCTCCATTCTCACTTCTTTCCGGTTTAAGAGAATCGTTTGCTAGGATCGTTCCAACTTCCCCAAAAAGTTCTAAGAAACTTGGAATTCGATATTGTTTTGCGATATTGGATTTGAATTCCAAAGAATAATTTTCTTTTTCCCAAAATCTCCATAATAGTCCAGTTTTAGGATTCGAAAATTCGGTGGTTTTTATTGAAGAAGCGAACGGATCTTGTTTTCTATACCAAGGTTCGTCGGATTGGAATTTGTCTCTATACGAATCCCAAGAAACTCCCGGAGTCAAAACTAACTTTCCATCTAAAAATCTAAACTCGTCCTCTACTTGAAAAGTAGTATAGGTCCTTGTTTTCCCAGGCTCGTATTTTAAATCTATATTTTGAGGTGTACTTCTGGATCTTTCGAAAGTTTCCCTTTCTACCCCCGCATGAAATTTCAAAATTTGATAATATTCTAATAAATAGAAAGTAGGAGTGATCTGAAAACCGGACTGCCCCATCTGAGCGGAAGAATTAGGAGTTCCTTTGGAAAATTCCGATTTTGGATCGAATAGATCATCATTCGTAAATGAAGTAAAGGCCCGAGTCTCTAATCTTAATAATCCATCAAATAAACCTTTCGTATCCGTTCCAATTGAAGAAGTATTTCTAAGATATCTGCGATGAACCTGTTGCGTTTGATTACTTGCAGGTCCAGGAATTCCATGAAATCTATAATTTAGATCATTCCAAAATTTAATTTTAGTAGCCCCGATATCGCCGCTAAGCCCGATCATACCCGAAGTTCTTTCGTATTGTGCGTTTCTTCTTCTATCGATCGTATCGTCCAGAGGATTGACTAGTAAGGTTCCATGATTATTTAAATAGGAGAAGTTTTGGTCCGATTTTTCTCCCAATAAGAATACGCTGGTGCCGATCCCTCCATACGTTCCAGTATGCGTTATGCTACCTTTTCCGGTATTAAAACTTCCTGCTCCTATATTAACCCGAGTTTTAGGAGGTCCGGATCCGGTTCTTGTAACTAAGTTTACACTTCCGCCGATCGCTGAACCTGAAAATCCAACGGGCGCGCCACTTCTATAAACTTCAATACTTTGTAAATTATCGAAGGGAAGATCCGCGAGATTTACTTCTCCACCTTGCGAATTATTAAAAGGGACTCCATCTATATAGATCCTAGATTGGTTCGGGTTCGTTCCTCGAAGAGAAAGAGTTGAATATGAACCGAGACCACCGTATCTTCTGATCCTAACACCGGCCTCTCTTTCTAAAACGTCCGGAAGATTCGTATAACGTGCATTGTATTGGTCCAGATCGATAGAAGTCTGGAAACCAGTTGGATTCTTTCTAAAATTTTCGGGTTGAGAATTCGAACTGGTCTTTCCCACCACCTTAACAGTGGAAGTTTCAGTCTTCTGGGACTCTTGGGAAAATATTTGGACGGAAAATAAAAAGAGCCCTAGATGAAGTATCTTTCCGAATCGTTTGGGTCTTTTGTGCATTGAGGCCTTAACTCCCGAAAGCCATAGAATTGAAAGTAGCTCTGATAGGTTTTCTGACTCACGCGAAGGTTCGGACCCTTCCCGTCTTTCGACAGTGGTTTTGTCCGACCGTTTAGGCGTTTACAGCTGCGGGTACAGCTCCGGATTTTCACCGGATTCCCTTTTCCGATCTACTTGCAAGACCAGGTTCCCAACCCAAGTCGAAGGGGCAATCTCAAAAAGGTCTTACCGCCTCTTGCTTACGCAAGACCGGGCTGCTCTGCGCGAAACTTTTTGTGCATTTATTGGTTCACACGGAGAGCACTGAGATCACGGAGTTTGTTTACAATGTAGGAACTCCTACAATCAGTCTCTTCTCCACTTGGCGGCTTCGCGTGAGAAGCAAATGCAGTGACTTTTAGATCACGCAAAGGCGCCAAGACCGCTAAGATTTTTAGGTTCAAGAACCCGCCAGGGATGCGCAGGGCTTTAGTCCGGACAAGGCCCGGATGAGTGTCAACGAACCCGAAGCAGCCCGATCCGAAGGAGGCGGCCAAAACTCCTCTGAAACCTGCATGTTGGAGATCCTACATTTTCGAATTCACAAAGAAATATTTTCTTGATGTAAGATAAAAATCGGAAAGGATTCACGAATTCGTGGCCCAAAGGGAATCCTTTAGGGTCTACCTACATAACAGGGAGCACCGAACTCGAATGAAACGAATTCCATCCTTAAGATTTCTTTTATTAGGGATCTTTATTTTAACTACCTCATCCTTATCCGCAGCCGGAACTTATTCCGAGGGTTGGACTGTTGCAAAATTGGTCCAATTCGAAAGCAGAGGGGTTATTTTTGAATCTTACGAAGGTCTGTTAGAAGTTTATACTATAAACGATTCAGAAGCTTGCGACGAATTGAAGGACGAATGTTTTGTTCCGGCAAAACAAAAGATCGAATTCAGCGTACGTCCTGAAAACGCAGATGTGGTGAACTTCTTAAGCAAAAGTTTAAACCAAGAAATTTTGGTCCAATACAGGGTCCATAGATTTGAAGCAATCGCATTGTCTTCCGATTACGAAGTAATAGGAGCTCAACTACAAGAGAGATCTCTTCCAAAAGGTCTGCCTGATAAGATCGTAAGCAAAAGTAAATCAGGTGGAAAAAGAAATTTTTCCGTTACAGGGCGTATTCTAAGTTTAGAATATAAGGGAACTATGATTGGGACTTGGGAAGGATTATATCTGGACGAGACCAGAAACAAAATCCATCCATTCTCGATAACCGACGAAGAGATCGCGACCTTTGCCACAAACACTATTAAATTTGGACTTAGATATTTCTTAGGAGTTTCTGTAGCTTACGTAAAAGGTATGAGAAATTCTTACTACGATATTTATGAAATTAACTTCAAAGCTCCTGCGGGCGCGTTGGAGCCGGTTGGCAATACCCAATAATTCACATTAAGATTTTGTTAAGTAAAAGACCGATGTAGGAGTTCCTATATCGGTCTTTTTTATTTTAGAGTGCCACTGTAGGAGTTCCTACATGGTTTCGAAGGCGGCCCCCACCCTGTTTAGGGTGGAGGAGGCGGGTTAGTGGGAGAAGCCGTTTCCCCTATATCAGATAATCGTAAAATTTCCAATTAAAAATAGGGGCGAGATTTGTAGGAGCTCCTACATGAAATAACTTCAATTAAGGATGGAAATTTCCATCCAACTGAATTTTCGGTCCTTTGCCAGGGAAATCCGATTTAGTCAAAGACTGGATCAGCTCCGTGGTCTTAGCATCCGGATCCGGAGCAGGAATTCCATTCTGGCTTAACTGCAATGGATGGATCTTGCCTTTGATAAAATTCCCTTGTTTGTCCAGGTCTGCTTCCAAGACCAAAGAATAACCGCCGTATCCTTTCGTAGAGAATACTCTATATCCCAAGAAATTTCCTAAAGAATAAGCGATCAGTTTTCCTTTATACAATTCGAATGCTCTAGGCAAATGAGGACCATGTCCTATGAATAGATCTGCTCCTGCATCGATCAGTGAGTGAGAAAGAGCGACCAAGTTTCCCCTATATTCTCCGTAAAATCTTTCTTGTTCATTTTTTACGTGTAGAGCTGGTCCGCCTTCTGCTCCACCATGAACGGAGATGAAAACCAATTGCGCTTTTTTCT is part of the Leptospira andrefontaineae genome and encodes:
- a CDS encoding TonB-dependent receptor — its product is MHKRPKRFGKILHLGLFLFSVQIFSQESQKTETSTVKVVGKTSSNSQPENFRKNPTGFQTSIDLDQYNARYTNLPDVLEREAGVRIRRYGGLGSYSTLSLRGTNPNQSRIYIDGVPFNNSQGGEVNLADLPFDNLQSIEVYRSGAPVGFSGSAIGGSVNLVTRTGSGPPKTRVNIGAGSFNTGKGSITHTGTYGGIGTSVFLLGEKSDQNFSYLNNHGTLLVNPLDDTIDRRRNAQYERTSGMIGLSGDIGATKIKFWNDLNYRFHGIPGPASNQTQQVHRRYLRNTSSIGTDTKGLFDGLLRLETRAFTSFTNDDLFDPKSEFSKGTPNSSAQMGQSGFQITPTFYLLEYYQILKFHAGVERETFERSRSTPQNIDLKYEPGKTRTYTTFQVEDEFRFLDGKLVLTPGVSWDSYRDKFQSDEPWYRKQDPFASSIKTTEFSNPKTGLLWRFWEKENYSLEFKSNIAKQYRIPSFLELFGEVGTILANDSLKPERSENGDTGITGRYKNGELKSNITVSYFRKRIKDMILFIPNSQFTLRPENVDSARIDGAEVSHKTEYKGWKFLLEYTYQEAINTSPAPYLNGKYLPLRPKHEISGTIAYRGKTWELGFEGVYVGAVFKDRTNEYVNYQPARQIWNAYLTLVLYTSPEEEDPNKKGEKTPKELLLSIDLRNMGDKRVEDIVGYPLPGRNWFITLSGRF
- a CDS encoding Kelch repeat-containing protein, which encodes MRGIYSVFIILFISKYFCFCTAAGLSEILGEESARAEFAFVAKLGPNSAVLSWNCSKVSKGTMYTSEGIIPSTQSSKTHFSEWKNLNANTSYKVILTCGSQKIEEGSILEFTTWISNDPPKTRGIWILGGIGNDGLPIKEVDLFDPVTDIWYSSITNVPSPRIFASIVHHKNKIYVIGGMENVSGTYVSSSKVEVYDPYTNIWETKSSLPSGSIGAVAGSIGGEIYILSGSNSTDMTNGPVFNTILKFYPELGINGQWISFSSASTIFNRVDMSGCAINGVIFYTGGRTYNSGSANSSTDGFAASANTTTSFSEPSLGESKHGAASVCILPSSQDPFPADGVYFAVIGGSTGSGNVFQPATSIIPTNRTEFYQLGSGSFSLGPSLPASIYFPAVQTSYETRKIFSFGGASSINIPENTVYSLDSGNPLGSAWVTHSSPMPRRRYAHKAIRIDR
- a CDS encoding ankyrin repeat domain-containing protein; protein product: MSDMFQMIAAGHKAQVIYSLRENPDLASKQNPEGITPVLFALYYGKDDIINSYLNLGIPLNLFEAAALGNEERVKELVNSNPSIVHSYSPDGWTPLHLASHFGRLPIIQFLLEKGADIHAKSKSKLSIGNTALHSAVASWRVDAVALLLEHGADPNFTQDGGFSPLHIAASRQGNEQIVTLLLKKGANPDLKTEEGKTAREIAAERGVAFSA
- a CDS encoding YncE family protein → MRSAARFILPGFIILLTFCGDIERPPLYTLFLTPNLPNNIGVVTTDFASGGRFKVLNPELLLSYPGLTPIHSDAVARFGNGKVYILNRLNRDSVQVLDPDFGFQTRAEWSMGAGTNPTDIAIVGLNKAYVSLYGSRILRIIHPLTGASLGQIDLGGYSEPSAIPDNLPEMSGMQIVGTRLFVTLQRLDRNDPSGYFPPGAWGSLLLEIDTVTDSIISTYTFPVPNPVGKPQMLELFGETHLVFAAANRMGFLSQIDGGVVAFRLSSRTFRSGFLFQEAAAGGDILGVQIKNEQLGYASVLDASFNKTLQVFNPSTGQKLSTLLFIPSSYDASLTTILLAEDEILYVSNTQFTQPGVTMFDTRDNRLLTPAPISVDLQPFDLIQLKE
- a CDS encoding LA_3334 family protein, with translation MSKKFAFVFYGIFFFPSYLFTSEILFKNGDAYIAEEVSEEPEYILLSWKEKKYRIPKLELQRIDPRKKGPDSSYRYSEFKLSDGTQLKGILIEKKENKLILKTELGFVELDRYKILSHNFDEISSEVPIIPEKYLLETSKQKDWRIGLFGSGYYSWGPWGQTFPITYGVGAFLERDANSKFWFFGAISEASIGKGKNGNLSVWSQSLYFGKYYGYSSPYWLVGAGFSNLTRTGDERISAINPDLIFEFGWNWQTESRSSIRIGIRSQCSIEEGSNFCRSGLRFSWGLAI
- the lsa26 gene encoding surface adhesion protein Lsa26, producing the protein MKRIPSLRFLLLGIFILTTSSLSAAGTYSEGWTVAKLVQFESRGVIFESYEGLLEVYTINDSEACDELKDECFVPAKQKIEFSVRPENADVVNFLSKSLNQEILVQYRVHRFEAIALSSDYEVIGAQLQERSLPKGLPDKIVSKSKSGGKRNFSVTGRILSLEYKGTMIGTWEGLYLDETRNKIHPFSITDEEIATFATNTIKFGLRYFLGVSVAYVKGMRNSYYDIYEINFKAPAGALEPVGNTQ